The Corynebacterium atypicum genome contains the following window.
CACATCGTGGCCGCCGACGGGGCTGCGGTGACCGTCACTGCGGAAGCCGAGCTCAGCGCGGTGCCTGCGGCCGTGTCCTGGGGCAAGAAGCGGTATTGGGTCACCGGGTGGGCGGGCCCGTGGCCTGTGGCCCGCCCGCGGCCAGTGGCGCGGCTGCAGCTGGTCGCGGTGGAAGAAGGCGCGCGGTGCACGCGCGCCTGGCTAGTGGCCTGGCACGGCGGCCGGTGGTCGATCGAGGCGCTCTACGCGTGAGCCTGGTCCCGGCTCGGCGCCGGGTGGCCGGGCGCGGTAGGTGGGATAAGCCTTAGCCGGCCGGGGCGTCGTCTAGCGCCGCGGCGATGAACTCCGCCGCGGAGCCGACCACCACGTCGCAGGCGGCCTTGACCTCGGCGGGGGAGTAGCTAAAGCACGCGGAACGCCCGGCCCAGCGGTGCATGCCGACGTCATTGAACGAGTCGCCGATGCTGAAGGTGCGCGGGCTTTTCCCCAGCAGCTCGGTGAGGCGTGCCAGCCCGGCCCCCTTGTCGGAGCCGGCCGGAATTACGTCCAAAAAGTCCTGGTTTTGCACCACACCGGCTTGCGGAAGGTGGGCGCAGATCCAGTCGCGCGTGGTGTTGAGCAGGTCGGGATCATTCGGAATCCAGATGGGCACGCCCACAAACTGGTGGGTTTCGAGCATCGCCGGGTCAAAGCCCACCGCGTCGATCAGGATCGTCGTCTCCTTAGTTGCTACCCCCTCGTGGAGGATGACGTCGCGCGAGGAGAG
Protein-coding sequences here:
- a CDS encoding HAD-IIB family hydrolase, translating into MPASAAPDSAPALMAFDLDGTILFADGISTADAAAIARWQAAGNLAVCATGKSISAARYALQDTPVRFDYYVLNTGCVITDAALEPIWTQPLDAAVVRALDAHFTGAAGVNVYATTLSSRDVILHEGVATKETTILIDAVGFDPAMLETHQFVGVPIWIPNDPDLLNTTRDWICAHLPQAGVVQNQDFLDVIPAGSDKGAGLARLTELLGKSPRTFSIGDSFNDVGMHRWAGRSACFSYSPAEVKAACDVVVGSAAEFIAAALDDAPAG